From the genome of Natrinema marinum:
CTCGAAGCCGAAGCGAACCTCCTGTTGCGCCTGGTCTCGCGTGTGCAGGATCGCCGTCTGCGCCTCCTTGAGCGTCTGATTGACTTGGCCGCCCGCTCCGGGCGCGGTCTTGCGGATCTCGACCGATGCCGGATCGCGCGGGACGTAAAAGACGTCGAGGTCGGTGTCGGTGCTCGTCGACGTGTAATCGAACGAGTTGCCGGCGAAGTCGACGCTGTCCGGTTCGACGACCGTGCCGTCCTCGTAGAGGACAAACGATTCGGTCGACGGCGAGTCGATCGCGTTGTGCGAGAGGTCGAACGTTTCCTGCTCGTCTGCCGTCCCGTTGGTGGTGAAGTGCTCGTACGCCGGGAGGACGAGTCGAAGCTCGCTGTCCGGGTCGTCTCGGAGCTGGAGCGGCCGACCGAGCTTGGTTTCAGCGACGACGCTCGCCTCGTCAGGGGTACCTTCCTGGATTGTGAACTCGCGGAGGGTGAGGCTCCCCGGAACCCAACTGGCCTGCTTGAGTTTGTGTTTGATCGCCATTACTCGAGGTCCACCTCCGCCAGCGCCGACTCCTCGAAGTAGATCTCACTCTGTGAGTGGTCGATCTGGGCCGACGAATCGACGAGGATGTACGCTTCGTCGATGTCCCTCACCTCGAGCTTGTTGCCCTTGAGCTGGTGTTTGACGGCGTCGACCTTGCGTTCGTCCTGCTGGTCGGAGACGCTGTTCTTGATGTAGCTCGCGATCGTCGCCTTCGGGTCCGAGACGACCTGAATGCTCTCGTCGGTCGGGGACTTGTAGCCGAGTGCGAGGCGCGTGTTCGCCGGGAGCGGGTTGCCGTTCGAGTCGTTGAACTTGCCGTAGATCGGTAGGCCGGATTTATCGCCGACGCTGACGGCGTTCCGGATGAGTACCCCGACACCGTCTTTGGGGCTGATCGTGAGGACAGGCGTGAGTTGATCGCTGATGTTGGTCTGCGTGGTGACGTACTTGCTCACGTCACCGAGGGCAGCGTACAACGAGAGGCTCATCTACGCCAGCACCTCGTTGATCATCCCCTGGGCATTGAACCGTTCGGCGGCCTCGCGGACGACGAACGCGCCCGAGCCGAGGGTGAACGCTCGGTTTCCGACGACCATCTCGCCGACGGCCATCCCGCCGATGCCGAAGATTTCCGACGGGAGCATCGTCCCCGTCGCGGTGTCGACGAGGTACGGTGCGAGGTAGCCGCCTGCGACCATTCCAACGTCCATCCACACATCACTGTCAGTCAGGACCTGCGTGGCCTGATCGAAATTCATCGCCATGCGAGTCCAATCAACCGGCCGAATTCGGATATAAGAGCGCGTCAGGACCGCAGTCTGTTGACGTAGCTGGTGGCGGTGTGCGGTGATCTGCAGTCAACTGCTGTTGCGAGACGACCCGTCCTCCAAAACTCTCGTCTCGTATTTGGAGTGGGACCGTCTTAGACACCAGTAATCAAATTGGTTTAAGAGCGATATGATTAACAGGCCGGGGTTCGTGGTATAGTCAAATGCGGACTCGAGAACTTCCGGAAGAGGCCCCCGGGCACTATCGCGAGTCTCATCCACATCCATACTACATCCCAGACAAGCTCCCTCTCTCGACACGGATCGATGTCGACGACGAACTCACGGAGCTTCTCGCCGATGCGTCCTTTCAGCTCGGCCGAATCGACGGTATCAGTCCAACCGTCGATTTCTCACCGGTACTCTACACGTCTCTCGTCCGGCTCGAGGCCGTCGAGACCGCGGAAATAGAAGGAGCTGATGTCGACGTGGACGAGGTATACGCCCACCATACTCGGACCGGCAGAGACGAGAACGTCGATGTGAGTCGGGACTTACAGGAGGTTCTGAATGCCGAGCGCGCCCTTCAAAAGGGATTCAACGCGATCAAACAGGGCGAGCCGATAACGCTCGAACTCCTCCAGTCGCTTCACGAACTGCTCCTCGAAAACGTTCGCAACGAAGGTGAGGTTGTCGGAGACTGGCGGACGACTGATGTCCACCTTCCCTCTCCGTACGCCAGCCAACCGCCGTTCGTTCCCCCGCCGCACGGATCGGTTCCCGAGCTGATGGACTCCCTGGAGACGTACATCCAGATGGGCGGCCAACATCACCCGCTCGTTGATCTCGCAATTACACATTATCAGTTCGAGACGATTCATCCCTGTGAGGACGGGAATGGTCGGCTTGGTCGCATTCTCATCGTGTTGCAACTCTGCGCTGAAGGATACCTGAGCGAGCCGTATCTCTATCCGAGCGCCTATTTCAATCGCAACAAGCAGGAGTACGTCGAGAAGATGCGCGCTGTGAGCGAAACCGGAGACTGGCGAGATTGGATTACGTTCTTCATCGAAGGGATCGAGGTACAGGCGCGAGACTCGTACGAGCGGACACAGCGGTTGATGGACCTTCGGCGCGACTACGAACAGCGGTATCCGCATCAGAAAACGAGCCATCGCCTCGCGCGGGGCGTCTTCGACATGCCGTACTTCACTGCCAACGATGTCCAAGCGGAGTTCGATGTCAGTCGACAAACCGCGTATAACGCCATCGAGGAGTTAGTGTCCGACGGTGTTCTCGTCGAGACGACCGGCAACCAGCGGAATCAGGAGTACAAAGCGATCGATATCTTCGACATCCTCGAGAGAAGGCCGGATCACTAGCTTGGAGATCGTGGGTTCACTGCCCGCTACGTCGTCGGACAGAACTGCTTCGGGTGTCCTCGAGATCCTGCTCGAAGTCCGCCATCAAGGCCCCAACGACATCGGCCCGCGAAAGTTCGTGACCGCGACGGTCCTCGAGGTGGTTTTGAATCCGTTCGAACTGATCGGCCTTGCTCCCGCGGAGCGTGATGTCGGTTCGCATCGTGAGTTAGTCGTCGAAGGGGTGTTTGATCCGGACCCGGTCGCTGCCGTAGTGCGTGCTCTCGAGCGTCCAGTCGCGTGAATCGATACGTCTGAGCGTCGTGTCGTCTGAATAAATCCACTCGGAGCCGATCGTGTTCCCTTCGGCGTCAGTGAACCGCTGCAGCGTCAGTGGTTCGCCATCGACGAGCAACTCATCGGGAAGCGTCCGCGGACAGGTCTCGGCGTCGGCCTTGTGAACGTCAGCCGGGTACTCGACGATCCCGCGGACCTTATCGAGGTCGTTCCCGCTGCCGAAGCCGCCAAGCATCGACGCCTGACACTGCGAACAGATGTCCTCGTCGAGTTTCGCGAAGCGCTGGGTGACCCACGCGACGCCCATTCCGTCACCGTGCCACGTCGTCGCGAGCGTGTCGAAGGCATCGGGATAGCCCTTGTCCTGTGGTGCGAGCCGATGAGCCTCGTCCAAGCCCAGAAACGTGCGTTCCTCGAGTTGGGCAAGCGCCTCAATCGCCGTCGCGATCGCCTCACGCCAGGTGTCGTCGGTCATTCCGTCACGGGCCAATTGGAGGCTGCCGTTGTCTTCGAAGATCTGCCGCCACTCGGACCGTGACAGCTCCTCCGTTCCGGGTCGAAGTGGGAGCCGCTGCAGCAAGCCCGACTCAACCAGTCCGGTGTACTCGTCCTTGTAGTCGACGAGGACCGTTCGATCGTACTCGGGCGCGTTGCGCTCCGTGTACGCCTGCAGGCCGTAGCTCTTCCCCCAGTTCGTGCGAGCACCGAACGCGAGATTCATCGATCCTCCGAGTCGACGGCGTCGGTTACGTCGCGAATCCCCTGCTCGGCCATCTCGAGACCACCAGCGAGGGCTTCCTCGAGGACGGCCTGCTGTCGCTCGTCGGACCACTCGACGACGGCCTCGCGGAACGTCTCGAGGTCGTCGACATTGAAGCGGGCCCGAACGTGGGCCGTCGCAAGTTCGTCGACGCCGCCCTCGACGCCCTGCTCGCGGTAGCGGTCGGCCCACGTCTCTTTGGTCGTCTGCCATTCCTCGTCGGTGAGGTCGGCGTACTGGGCGGCTTCGTCGGCGTTGTCGATGTCGATCGCCTCCTGGACGTACCACGAGGGAAGCGACTCATCGACCATCGCGAGCGCCATCGAGCGGATTTGCTCGACGCGGTCGTCGACCGACGGCAGCCCCTCGAGTTGGTCGACATCAGCGTCGACGGCTTCCTGCAGGTCGGCGACGGCTTCCATGATTCGCCGCTCGCGGTGGGCGACGATCGAGAGAAACGCCTCGGCCTGCTGGCTCTGGAAGAACTTCGTCGCGAGGGCCTTCCGCGGATCGCCGCCGGTCGCGAGATTTCGGAGGTTCATGCCTCCACCTCCGCGGTGGCTCCGCTCATAGAGTCGATCGCCCCGTCGAGCATCTCCGTGTCCTCAACGAGGACCATCACGGCGAACAGCGATGTCATCGCGACGAGGCCCTGACCGGGCCCGAGTTCCGAGCTGCCACTCAGGTTCTCTCGGTACCACTGGTCCATGTACTCGTCGAGGTCGAGTTCCTTCGCGAGGTCTGCGTACTCGTCGATCACCGCCGAACGGTCGTCGACACCCGAGCCCATCCGATCCTGGCTGATGGCAGCGCCGGCCCCGAGCGCCCGGCAGTAGACGTGGCCGACCGTCTTCCGGTCGCCGGTGCTGGCCCTTTCGTCGGTGTCGTTCGGCTCGTCTGCCGGGTCGTCGACATCGACATCCTCACCATCAGCGTCTTCGGAGTCGGCTGCCGCGACCTGCTCGGCGATTTCCGGATCGATCTCGGCGTAGGACTCTTCCTCGAGTTCAGCTTCCGGTTGGCCGTCGGCGTCGTCCTGGTCGTTAGTCAACGAGACCACCCCCGGCTTCGCGGTCGATGTCGTTGCCGCTCGAGTTGTCCTCGTCGGATGTCGGAGTGGTCGAGTCGACATCGATCGTGTTCGACCGCCGACGCCGCCACAGCAGGATCAGGATGGCCACGGCGACAGCCGCTCCGATGAGGATGGCAGTGGCTCGGAGACTCGGGCCGCTGCTCGAGCCAGTGCTCGAGGCACTCGAGGGGCTGCTTTGACCCCCTTGAGTGGCCCCTTTTTGCTGGTCGTTTGGCTGCTCGTCTGGGTCCCACGGGTCGGTGCTGTCTGCGGGTTTCACTTGCTCGTCTCCCTGTTCGTCGTTGCTCTCGTCAGTCGAGTCGCTGCTCGAGGGGCTGGGTTCACCCCCTTCGTTGCTGCTTGTTGCCTGCTCGTCTGGCTGCTCGTTGCTGCTCTCGGTTGCTTCGGGTTGCTGCTCGTCGCTGCTCTCGACCCCGTCGCCGTCTGCGCCTTCGCTGCTGGTCGGTGCCTCCTTCCAGGCCCCTTCGCCCCTCGCTCGCTGGTGGTCGTCACCACTCTTCGCGTTGATGTGGCTCCTGACCGCCTGCCTCGAGGCGAAGGGTGGTTGCTCGTCGTTCCATTCGTCTTCGTGTTTGTCGCACCCCTCAACGGGGCAGAAGTAGTCGGTCATCAGTAGGATCCAGTAATGTAGCGGGCGAGTCGGCAGTTCTTCAGCGTCCGCGAGTGGCCGTCGTAGCCACCGGCCGGTTCGGTCTGTTCGAGGGACGAGCGCTCAAGGACATCCTCGAGGTCGGGCGTGACGTGCCACGATTGCTGGCCGACGGGAGTGTCGACCCAGACAACTGGCCAGTCGGCGTGCCAGTACCAGCCAGCGTTCTCTCGTCCCCAGGTGAGTTTGATCGCTCTTGCGTAGGCGATCGCGAGGAGATTTCGGTCGTGATAGACATCGTCAATTTCCTTGTCATTAGTCGGTGGTGGGTTGTCTGCACCCATGCTCAGAGGGATTCGTGAGCGACTGATAGCGGTCGGGAATATCATAGTCTCGTACTGGTGAGACCAATGTTTAAACAGGTTCAGGACCAGTTAGGAACGTAGCCATGCCGATCCATCAGTTGACACAAGTTGGTCGTACGTCGGGCGGTGTTGTACTCCCGAAAAGCGAGCTTCGGGCGCTTGGATTGGTCGACGAAGAGGGGAACGTGAAAGATCAGCCAGTGCGGGTGACGCAGACAGATGCAGGGACGTGGGAAGTTTCCGTGATCGATCCGAATGATTACCCGAAGCTGGAGGCATAGAACGTGACCGATCAGCCCACTCTTCCAGAGGACGATGAACTCGAGGATATGGATTCCAACGAGGTCCGCGAGCGACTGCTCCGATTTATCGTCAAGCGAGATATGGACCGCCACCGCGATGTCTACGACGCCTTAGCCAACGAGTAGTCGATTTCGCGGCGAAACTTCTTAGCCGCTGCATACACGATGCATACATATGAGTACATCCATCCGTGTCTCGGACGAGACGAAAGCAAAACTCGACCGCCTCAAGCGCGACGACGAGAGTTTCGACGAGTTACTCGAGCGATTGGCGAGCGACGAAGAGCCGATCACCGTCGGTGCATGGGATTCGGATACCGCCGACCGGGCCCGCGACGCTATCGATCGATCGCGTAAGAGCTTCGAGCGATGACGTTTCTCGATTCGTCGGTCATCATCGACATGCTCGAGGGCGTCGATGAAACTGTTGCATTCGTCGAATCACAAGATGAACCGTACCTCACGTCGGCGATCTGTGTCTACGAGGTCCTCGCCGGAACGCTCGGCAGCGGCGACACCGATCTCCGGGCGGAGCGCCAGCACTTCGGCGGCGTCCATTCGCTTGAGTTCAACGAGGAGATCGCGCTCGAGGCAGCTCGGCTACAAGACGAACTCCTCTCCGATGGCGACCGGATGGCCGTTCGCGATTTGATGATCGCGGCGACCGCCCGTTCGACCGGCGATCACCTCGTCGTTGCGGATTCGGACTTTCAGACGGCCGCGCTCGAGTCGAAAATGGAAGTGACGAATCTTCGGGACGATTGATCCCTGTCCGCGAAGCCGGTCCTCGAGGACATTTCAAGCGGGATAGGGGCCAATATCTGAACGAACGACTCAGTCTTTCATGTTCTGTAGAGACAAAACTGGGCTTCGAGGACACCAGAATTTGCTAGGTACAACTACGTCGATTCAGTAAGTCGCCGAACTTTTGAGCGAAGCTTTGTCTTTGAAATTCCGCCTCTGTCGGCTTTCGCGTGACATCCGGGACACAGAACAATCAGGTTGGATGGCTTATTTGGACCGCCTTCGCTACGTGGTTCGATATGATGGACCTCTGGTTGATCAACACGCTCACCACACCACTCGCACTGTTGATCAGCTCGATCAAAATACAACTCATCCTTCAGTGATTGTGGTGCAGGCGGTGTCCGTTTAGTCTCCCCATTAGATTCACTGTTCGTGGTACTTGATTCCTCATCGCTATCTACCGTCGTGAGGAAATCCCATGCTTCACCTGCTCCGCTTGTAGAGAACAGCACGGCAGCCCAACCGAAAATTGCTCCCCCGACCATCACCATCCCGCTACCGAGATAGAACGCTGGTGATCCAACGGTAAAGCTAGATGAATAGAGGACAATCAGACCGGTTAGTGATAATGTCAGTGCAAATCCTCCTGGTGGAAGATCCTCAAGCGCATCAGCGAGATTTTCATCGACTTCGCCTCCAGAATATCTGAGTTCTGCTCCTCTATTTTCGATATTAGAGTCAACAGCCGGTCCGAAGCTACTGATTGCAGAGGTAGATCCATTTGCGACTATTTCATCAAATATATCTTTAGCTTCTGAAGGAGAGTCTGCCTCATAACTGGGCACGCCGATAGCAGATCGATCGTTGAAGACAGCGGGTTCATAGTCAGAAGTAATGATATTAGCCTCTACAGTCTTATCGTATGTTACATCGTAGAGCCCCTCCTCAACCTTCTCAAGTCGCCATTCTCCCTCTCGCCGTACAACGCCCATGAGAGAAAGGATAGATTCAACCAAAATATAACTTCTGCTGATATTACTTGACTCCGGCAAATCGAGTCTGCGAATTATCTACTAGAGACCAGAGAAGTGTGTCCGAGAATTCACTAAAAATCGGACAAGCAATCGGGAACCAGGTTCCAACATAGGGTAACACTATGCCGAGTCTGTCACTCCTATTTTTCAGGCTCCTGCGCGGCCATACCCATTAAGGAGGCAACACAACGATATAGAATACAATGGGGCTTGAGTTCACAACAGAACGGATCAAAAACAGTTGCTATGAATATCGTCAGACGCAGGAGAACAGATCTCCATTAGAGCTTGACGTTGATCATCGATGGGCAGAAGAACAGGAAATCCTACGGAGATTTCCGACGCAGTTCCAAAACAGTGGCTGTATTGAACAGCCAAAAGACTTCAAAGTTCTTACCCGCTGGAAGTGGGCCGGCCTCTGGTCAAACCATGCTAAAAAGAATTCCGCTGAGAGAATAGAGCGAATTACTCGTGCAGCCTTTAGCTGGGTTCCAGAATGTTCACCTCAGAGCAGGAATACGATTTTCAAGGATCAGATTGGTGTTCTCACATGCCTTGAGGGTGTTAGGCCGGCAATGGCATCTGTGATTCTCACCTTTTGGAAGCCAGAGGAATATACGGTTATGGATGAACGAGCTTTGGCAGCGCTTGCTAATTCTGCTGATGAGAAGTATCAGTGGACGGAACACCAGAAGGCGACCCGAAAACATTACCCAACCTATGTCAAGATTTGCAAACAGATACAAGACGATCTCAACAACACCTTCAGTCTACGACAAATTGACCGTGCCCTCTGGGTACTTGGCGGAAAAATCTGAGTGGGACAGTTTAGTGAGTCTCTCACCTAACGGCTACCAGGATGCAAGTCTCTTTGTCTGAGAACTGCTACAGGGTCGGACGGACGATCTCGAGTCACCAGTAAGTACAGGGATCTCACTGACTGGTCAGGTCGTTTCGTCTACGGAGGATCGTGTTCCTGAGGCGAGGCAGATAGTGTGTGAGGTCAGTCGTTGTGAGGACGCCGACGAGGTCGCCATCGTCGGTGACCGGGAGTCGCTGGATCGAGTGCTCTTTCATCAGCATGGCCGCGGTATGGATGTCCTCTGTGCTGTCGATCGTGACGAGTGGCGTACTCAGAAACGTAGCGACACGAACGGATTCGATATCAGCCCCCGCTGCCACCTGTTGCATGATATCGGACTTAGTGACGATACCGCTGTACTCACCTGTCTCGGGATCGACCACGACTGCCGAGCCGGTATCCTGTTCCGCGAACAGTGTCGCCACATCACAGGCTGTCGTCTCCGGCGGAATCGTTCGAACTGACTTTGTCATCACATCACCGACGATCTGGCCAATCATACTACTCGTACCTCCTGAAGAGGGTTAACGCTGCGGGGTAAGCATCTGTAGTTATCGCGAGCGCGGTGTCCGAGAATCACAGTAGAGTCGGACAAGAGCTACTGATTTAGATATGTGAATTCTCCAGCAGGAGGTACTTCTTTCGGGAGTTCATCATCAAAGAGGATGCACCAGCACCCATCCAGAAAAGTTCCAGCAAACACACGCATCATAGACACGTCTTCTCTGATGGCCCGTTCCATACCCTCCCCAAACGAATAGGCCGTGAGACGGTACAGATCATCACCAGCAATGCGTGTTGACTTCAACAGAAGGAGCGTCGTGAGAGGATAGAGGTCAGATAAAAAAGAACCATTCCAAGCGAGCCGTTTGGTATTCTCAACGAGTGATCCCTGAGCTGGCTCTTCATACGCGAGAAGATCAATCAACAAAGTTCGGGTACTGATAGCGAGCAATAGAATGAACGTTGCGCCGGCAATCCACAAAGAAAGAGCCTCTGCAAGACCCGTTGGAACCTCAAAGTATACCAGACCGAGTGCTGCAAAAGTGAGCATCAAACTCACGCCAAACTCTCCAATATTATACTTTTCTGATTCCACAAACTTCCCGCTCTCAAGACCATTTCGAAGGTTCTGACTAACCAGCTCCTGCGTATGTCCTTCACCGAAATGCTTCTCGATGAGTGCTTCTGCTACCCCGTCCATTACAGTCATAAAATCATCTCGAAGCATCCGAGCACTCTCCGGTGACAGCATAACCCGAACTGGAAGATATGGAATGCCTCGAAAGAGTACGACCGACCCTATTCGGCCGACTTGCCTCGAAATTATCGAAAGTCCGTACAACGCGCTAGCCAAAAGAAAACGGGGAATTGAGATACACGCAAACCAGAATATCCCATAGAGAACTTTTCTATTCATATCCTGACGACTTCCATTTGATGAACTAAGTATTTCCACATATCGTTTGGCCAGTAAGAGGAGACCACGTCTCGTTATGGGTAGATCAGCGAAAATAGGGCTTGCTGATCAGTAGACTGAACGGGAGGAATTAATTGTCCGGGAATTGTTATTGATTCGGACTGAAGCCACTATCATCTAAGGCTTCAACCACCAATATTCAGTAACTCTTTGACTTTTTCCCTGTCTTCGTCATTTCTGATTGGGTCTCCGCTATGAACCGAATTTGAGAGTCGAATCAAGTGACCTTCTACACGTTCAAGTGTTGAGGGGGCAGGCACCCAAAAAAGAGACCAGAGGACATAACCAGGAAGATCTTCCATAACTGCTCTGAGTTCAGCAGCATCATCCCGCAATTCATAGCGTGCTTCGTCAATTCTGCTTTTCTTTCCGGCACCCGGGGAGGAAATTAGGTGGCTATATTTAATTAGATCCTTTGCGATTTTCTTCCGTACTTGTCGATATCCACGGAGTGGCCTCACGATAAAATCTTTTACGAGGGCCCCGAAAAATCCAGCAAGAACCGCGATACCGATTTCGGTAAGCATGATCCTGCTGTTTTAATCTCAGTTGTTTAAATATACCTGATTATCCAGTAGACTCGTAGTGAGTACGAACCGCAAGTTCTGTGTCCGAGAACTACCGTACTCTCGGACAGGATCAACTTCGATCATGGTCTCGAAGGAGATATTTTGCTTCCCAACTATGTCCGAGAAATCGATGAAGACTAGACTCCCTGATATACACCGGTAGATTTGGCTTATAAACCCATCGCTGAATGTATTATCGACTAATACTCTTGTTTAAGCCAAATCCGATCATAGCCTGGTGCGGTCGATATGACTGAAACAATGATGCTCCGATTCGAAGCTCCGGATTGGATGGATAAGAAGTATGTGAACGGCGAGTGGCAGCACCTCGTTGGACTAGAACAAGAAGACGAAGATGGAACGGAATACTATAAGCCGGTTCTAGTGAACGATGGGACAGAGCGCTGGTGGGTCTGGAAAGACCAACGACTCATGAGCTACGGGCCACAACTTACGACTCGAGAGCGTCAAGTTCTCTCGAAGGTCGTGGACTTCCTAAAAGAGTAATCGATGATCTAGACCGAGAAGCCTTGGTATAGAGGTGCGTCCGAGAATACGGACAGAGTCGGACAGAATTAGCCCGATCTCCCCCTTGAGGACCACCGAAAGAACTAGATTGCTGGCGTTTTTTGTCCGGAATGCAGGTAACCCGGACGCATGAATCTGCAACAGCACGAGAACCGCGACGACATGAAGGTCTGGCTTAGCCAGAACGAAGTAGAACAGTTGCTCGAGGCTGCCGACGATACCCAGCAGCGGATCGCGTTCGCACTTGGGGCGCGGTGCGGGCTCCGCTCACACGAGGTCCTCGACGTTGCGCCGGAGGATATCGTCGATACCGACGCCGGGACGATGCTCCGCGTGTGGCACGGGAAGGGAGACAAGTTCCGTGAGACGCCGGTCCCGCGAGATCTCGCGACGACTATCCGGACGGTCGACGACGTACGCGACGCACCGTCCAGCTCGTCGCTCGTCAAGATCACGAGTACGCGGTCACTCCGACGATGGGTTCGATCGGCGGCCGACCAACTGTACGACGAGACGGGAGACGCTGGGTGGGACCATCTCGGCTTCCACGATCTCCGCCGTACCTGGGCGACCGCGCTCGCCTCCGACGATGTTGATCCGCTCCTGGTCTGTGACTGGGGCGGATGGAACGACCTCGAGACCTTCCTCGAGCATTATCGGGGTAGCTACAGCCCCGAGGCGCAACAGCGAGAGCGAGGAAAAGTAGACTGGCTGTAGGAACCTCGTTCAGTCCGCGAAATCCAGCGTTGCTTGTTTGGCGTAGCCACCGATCTCCGTCCGCTTGTCACTGAATTCGTCCGGGGTCATGGCCCCACACCGCAGCTCGTAGATTCGCTCTCGGTCGGTCTCGGTGAGTTCGTCGCCATAGATGCTCTCTCTGAGATAGTAGCCGAGAGCCTCGCCGAGATACGGCGGTACCGCGTTGCCGATCTGCTTTCGAATCGAGACGAGGCCGCCGTCGAAGCGGTACGTATCGGGGAACGTCTGGAGCCTCGCGCCTTCGCGAGGGGTGAGTCCACGATCTTGGAACGGGTGAATACACCGTGCGCTCGAGGGTTTCGACATATTCGACGTGATCGCGACCGCCGGTTCGTCCGAACTGAGACGAGAGTAGGAGTTGTGATAGCCGGAGGAAGGCTGTAGCTCGTCGGGAATGGCCGTTCGGTTCCCCCCATCGGGGATGTGAGAAATCATCTCGACCATGTCATCCGAGTGGCTCGCAGCGATGTGAGCAGACAGTTCCTCGCTACCGTTTCTGAGATCCTGTTGGAGAAGCGTCTGGGGCTCTGCGTCGTACTCCGTGATCTCTTCGCCGGGACCGACCTCCGGAAGGTCACCGATCCCGTCCATTACGCCGGGCGTCCGCACTGGGTTCAACTCGAACCCGTCAAACGGATGCTCTCGGATGTCCTTTTTCGTCGCGATCGCGACAAGTCGACGTCGGTGCTGTGGGACGCCGAAGTCGGATGCTTTGACGACCCTGTGGGTCACGTCGTAGCCGATCAGATCGAACGACTTCTCGACAGCTTCGAGGAACTTCCCGTCAGCGGTATTCTGGATGCCGCGGACGTTCTCGAAGAGCGCCGCGTCGGGCTCGAGTTCGTTCACCCAGCTGATGAAGTTCGTAAAGAGATGGTTCCGATCGTCGGAGCCGTCGGGGCTTACGACTTCGGAGAACCCCTGACACGGGGGGCCACCCGCGACCAAATCAATCGTGTCCTGACCGACGAGGTCGACGATTTCATGGTTACCAACATCCCGGAT
Proteins encoded in this window:
- a CDS encoding PIN domain-containing protein, which produces MTFLDSSVIIDMLEGVDETVAFVESQDEPYLTSAICVYEVLAGTLGSGDTDLRAERQHFGGVHSLEFNEEIALEAARLQDELLSDGDRMAVRDLMIAATARSTGDHLVVADSDFQTAALESKMEVTNLRDD
- a CDS encoding CBS domain-containing protein encodes the protein MTKSVRTIPPETTACDVATLFAEQDTGSAVVVDPETGEYSGIVTKSDIMQQVAAGADIESVRVATFLSTPLVTIDSTEDIHTAAMLMKEHSIQRLPVTDDGDLVGVLTTTDLTHYLPRLRNTILRRRNDLTSQ
- a CDS encoding antitoxin VapB family protein, whose product is MSTSIRVSDETKAKLDRLKRDDESFDELLERLASDEEPITVGAWDSDTADRARDAIDRSRKSFER
- a CDS encoding Fic family protein, with translation MRTRELPEEAPGHYRESHPHPYYIPDKLPLSTRIDVDDELTELLADASFQLGRIDGISPTVDFSPVLYTSLVRLEAVETAEIEGADVDVDEVYAHHTRTGRDENVDVSRDLQEVLNAERALQKGFNAIKQGEPITLELLQSLHELLLENVRNEGEVVGDWRTTDVHLPSPYASQPPFVPPPHGSVPELMDSLETYIQMGGQHHPLVDLAITHYQFETIHPCEDGNGRLGRILIVLQLCAEGYLSEPYLYPSAYFNRNKQEYVEKMRAVSETGDWRDWITFFIEGIEVQARDSYERTQRLMDLRRDYEQRYPHQKTSHRLARGVFDMPYFTANDVQAEFDVSRQTAYNAIEELVSDGVLVETTGNQRNQEYKAIDIFDILERRPDH
- a CDS encoding ATP-binding protein; translation: MNLAFGARTNWGKSYGLQAYTERNAPEYDRTVLVDYKDEYTGLVESGLLQRLPLRPGTEELSRSEWRQIFEDNGSLQLARDGMTDDTWREAIATAIEALAQLEERTFLGLDEAHRLAPQDKGYPDAFDTLATTWHGDGMGVAWVTQRFAKLDEDICSQCQASMLGGFGSGNDLDKVRGIVEYPADVHKADAETCPRTLPDELLVDGEPLTLQRFTDAEGNTIGSEWIYSDDTTLRRIDSRDWTLESTHYGSDRVRIKHPFDD
- a CDS encoding tyrosine-type recombinase/integrase yields the protein MNLQQHENRDDMKVWLSQNEVEQLLEAADDTQQRIAFALGARCGLRSHEVLDVAPEDIVDTDAGTMLRVWHGKGDKFRETPVPRDLATTIRTVDDVRDAPSSSSLVKITSTRSLRRWVRSAADQLYDETGDAGWDHLGFHDLRRTWATALASDDVDPLLVCDWGGWNDLETFLEHYRGSYSPEAQQRERGKVDWL
- a CDS encoding DNA cytosine methyltransferase, with protein sequence MGDRTLTYVDLFAGAGGLSIGLERAGFELEHAVEVDEDARSTFAKNRDGLKPDDITRDIRDVGNHEIVDLVGQDTIDLVAGGPPCQGFSEVVSPDGSDDRNHLFTNFISWVNELEPDAALFENVRGIQNTADGKFLEAVEKSFDLIGYDVTHRVVKASDFGVPQHRRRLVAIATKKDIREHPFDGFELNPVRTPGVMDGIGDLPEVGPGEEITEYDAEPQTLLQQDLRNGSEELSAHIAASHSDDMVEMISHIPDGGNRTAIPDELQPSSGYHNSYSRLSSDEPAVAITSNMSKPSSARCIHPFQDRGLTPREGARLQTFPDTYRFDGGLVSIRKQIGNAVPPYLGEALGYYLRESIYGDELTETDRERIYELRCGAMTPDEFSDKRTEIGGYAKQATLDFAD
- a CDS encoding HNH endonuclease, whose product is MGVVRREGEWRLEKVEEGLYDVTYDKTVEANIITSDYEPAVFNDRSAIGVPSYEADSPSEAKDIFDEIVANGSTSAISSFGPAVDSNIENRGAELRYSGGEVDENLADALEDLPPGGFALTLSLTGLIVLYSSSFTVGSPAFYLGSGMVMVGGAIFGWAAVLFSTSGAGEAWDFLTTVDSDEESSTTNSESNGETKRTPPAPQSLKDELYFDRADQQCEWCGERVDQPEVHHIEPRSEGGPNKPSNLIVLCPGCHAKADRGGISKTKLRSKVRRLTEST